A section of the Paralichthys olivaceus isolate ysfri-2021 chromosome 14, ASM2471397v2, whole genome shotgun sequence genome encodes:
- the zdhhc16a gene encoding palmitoyltransferase ZDHHC16A isoform X4, with the protein MVRVCYRCSMRWCPISVLHLLRFVRSHSCTRRGKNRLPPWIRETWAYLRLLVQSLCFNSLTDSDVVFDSVFEPVFWTVDYVTRWFGTVFVCLVVILTSSILVIAYMVLLPLVLNTYSPPWIAWHICYGHWNLVMIAFHYYKSAKTSPGFLPTEKNDSPFVAVCKKCIMPKPARTHHCGICNRCILKMDHHCPWLNNCVGHFNHRYFFSFCLFMTLGCVYCSVSGRNLFLDAYNAIERFKHLDMEKPGVPVTGMGPLIGLLPPGQTNYQTPAPQYTFKEKMINKSIIYMWVLTSGSGPRSSDILACSSHIQRRDQHRKTHQQQRNKANDKTGKGIQKPFQLRQAE; encoded by the exons ATG GTGCGTGTTTGTTACAGATGCAGTATGCGGTGGTGTCCCATCTCTGTGCTGCACCTGCTGCGCTTTGTACGGTCACACTCCTGCACCAGGAGAGGAAAGAACAGGCTGCCCCCATGGATCAGGGAAACATGGGCCTACCTACGACTGCTGGTGCAGTCACTTTGCTTTAACTCTCTCACTGACTCAGATGTGGTGTTCGACTCAGTCTTTGAGCCAGTGTTTTGGACTGTGGATTATGTCACCCGCTGGTTTGGCACA gtgtttgtttgtctggtgGTGATACTGACCAGCTCCATCCTGGTGATAGCCTATATGGTTCTACTGCCTCTGGTCCTCAACACGTACTCCCCTCCATGGATCGCTTGGCACATTTGTTATGGACATTGGAATCTCGTCATGATTGCTTTCCACTACTACAAATCTGCCAAGACCTCACCCGGGTTCCTCCCCACT gaaaaaaatgacagtCCATTTGTGGCAGTCTGCAAAAAGTGCATCATGCCCAAACCAGCAAGAACCCACCACTGTGGTATCTGTAACAG GTGCATTCTGAAAATGGACCATCATTGTC CGTGGTTAAATAACTGCGTGGGTCATTTTAATCACCGTtacttcttctccttctgtctcttcatgaCACTTGGCTGTGTTTACTGTAGCGTCAGTGGCAGGAACCTGTTCCTGGATGCGTACAATGCCATTGAG CGCTTTAAGCATTTGGATATGGAAAAGCCAGGGGTACCAGTAACAGGGATGGGACCTCTTATAGGGCTGCTCCCCCCTGGCCAG aCCAACTATCAGACACCTGCACCACAGTACACTTTTAAGGAAAAGATGATTAATAAGAGCATCATCTACATGTGGGTTCTTACCAG TGGGAGTGGCCCTaggagctctgacattttggcATGCAGTTCTCATATCCAGAGGAGAGACCAGCATCGAAAGACACATCAACAGCAAAGAAACAAAGCGAATGACAAAACGGGGAAGG GTATACAAAAACCCTTTCAACTACGGCAGGCTGAATAA
- the zdhhc16a gene encoding palmitoyltransferase ZDHHC16A isoform X1: MVRVCYRCSMRWCPISVLHLLRFVRSHSCTRRGKNRLPPWIRETWAYLRLLVQSLCFNSLTDSDVVFDSVFEPVFWTVDYVTRWFGTVFVCLVVILTSSILVIAYMVLLPLVLNTYSPPWIAWHICYGHWNLVMIAFHYYKSAKTSPGFLPTEKNDSPFVAVCKKCIMPKPARTHHCGICNRCILKMDHHCPWLNNCVGHFNHRYFFSFCLFMTLGCVYCSVSGRNLFLDAYNAIERFKHLDMEKPGVPVTGMGPLIGLLPPGQTNYQTPAPQYTFKEKMINKSIIYMWVLTSTVGVALGALTFWHAVLISRGETSIERHINSKETKRMTKRGRVYKNPFNYGRLNNWKIFLGVEKTSHWVTRVLLPSGHAPHGDGLTWDILPIKKDLMPV, translated from the exons ATG GTGCGTGTTTGTTACAGATGCAGTATGCGGTGGTGTCCCATCTCTGTGCTGCACCTGCTGCGCTTTGTACGGTCACACTCCTGCACCAGGAGAGGAAAGAACAGGCTGCCCCCATGGATCAGGGAAACATGGGCCTACCTACGACTGCTGGTGCAGTCACTTTGCTTTAACTCTCTCACTGACTCAGATGTGGTGTTCGACTCAGTCTTTGAGCCAGTGTTTTGGACTGTGGATTATGTCACCCGCTGGTTTGGCACA gtgtttgtttgtctggtgGTGATACTGACCAGCTCCATCCTGGTGATAGCCTATATGGTTCTACTGCCTCTGGTCCTCAACACGTACTCCCCTCCATGGATCGCTTGGCACATTTGTTATGGACATTGGAATCTCGTCATGATTGCTTTCCACTACTACAAATCTGCCAAGACCTCACCCGGGTTCCTCCCCACT gaaaaaaatgacagtCCATTTGTGGCAGTCTGCAAAAAGTGCATCATGCCCAAACCAGCAAGAACCCACCACTGTGGTATCTGTAACAG GTGCATTCTGAAAATGGACCATCATTGTC CGTGGTTAAATAACTGCGTGGGTCATTTTAATCACCGTtacttcttctccttctgtctcttcatgaCACTTGGCTGTGTTTACTGTAGCGTCAGTGGCAGGAACCTGTTCCTGGATGCGTACAATGCCATTGAG CGCTTTAAGCATTTGGATATGGAAAAGCCAGGGGTACCAGTAACAGGGATGGGACCTCTTATAGGGCTGCTCCCCCCTGGCCAG aCCAACTATCAGACACCTGCACCACAGTACACTTTTAAGGAAAAGATGATTAATAAGAGCATCATCTACATGTGGGTTCTTACCAG CACAGTGGGAGTGGCCCTaggagctctgacattttggcATGCAGTTCTCATATCCAGAGGAGAGACCAGCATCGAAAGACACATCAACAGCAAAGAAACAAAGCGAATGACAAAACGGGGAAGG GTATACAAAAACCCTTTCAACTACGGCAGGCTGAATAACTGGAAAATCTTCCTCGGCGTGGAGAAGACAAG TCACTGGGTTACTCGTGTTCTCCTTCCATCTGGACATGCTCCACATGGTGATGGGTTGACGTGGGACATCTTACCAATTAAAAAGGACCTGATGCCTGTATGA
- the mettl18 gene encoding histidine protein methyltransferase 1 homolog translates to MSFCFNFDVPTQSVNSDEARGLDSQNGKKANAAPTNQDNTKPAEPLKEAKEHLLPSDPQFLLVDAVPETLTIGTLPPLHFLNETVFEKTASEREDDENILSRTVEQRSDLISGVYEGGLKVWECTYDLLELMERDGETFEKKAVLDLGCGAGLLGILALKRGARYIHFQDYNSTVIEQLTVPNVILNCQEDDDIESDDDKEGRGKGKLQEEESCKKTLKEKEALKDGSTPPKKKAIDLSQHPLLSRCRFFSGDWSTFLYLVLKASPQPKYDIIFTSETIYNTAYYPTLHETLHKLLAPDGLVYLATKSHYFGVGGGLHLFETFVEQRGTFSVDHLWDGEEGLQRHVVVLRFKKPKDT, encoded by the exons ATGTCATTTTGCTTTAACTTCGACGTCCCGACACAAAGTGTAAACTCGGACGAAGCGCGTGGACTCGACTCGCAAAACGGCAAGAAAGCCAATGCTGCTCCAACT aaccaggacaatacCAAACCAGCAGAGCCACTAAAAGAGGCCAAAGAGCACCTTCTACCATCTGACCCACAGTTCCTCCTTGTGGACGCTGTCCCTGAAACACTCACTATCggaactcttcctcctctccacttcctcaatGAGACTGTTTTCGAGAAGACGGCCTCAGAACGAGAGGACGATGAGAATATCCTCTCTCGCACTGTGGAGCAGAGGTCTGATCTCATCTCCGGTGTGTACGAGGGAGGGCTGAAGGTGTGGGAGTGCACTTATGACCTCCTGGAGCtcatggagagagatggagagaccTTTGAGAAGAAGGCCGTTTTAGATTTGGGCTGTGGTGCAGGGCTGTTGGGGATATTAGCTCTGAAGAGAGGAGCCAGGTACATCCACTTTCAAGATTATAACAGCACAGTTATTGAACAGCTCACAGTGCCTAATGTAATACTTAACTGCCAGGAGGATGATGACATAGAGAGTGATGATGACAAAGAAGGGAGGGGCAAAGGAAAGTTACAAGAGGAAGAAAGTTGTAAGAAGACattgaaagagaaagaagcatTAAAAGATGGCAGCACGCCTCCAAAGAAAAAAGCCATAGACTTATCTCAGCACCCTCTTTTATCACGGTGTCGTTTTTTCTCTGGTGACTGGAGTACGTTTCTTTATTTGGTTCTAAAGGCCAGCCCACAACCCAAATATGATATCATATTCACCTCAGAGACAATCTACAATACTGCTTACTACCCCACTCTCCACGAGACCCTCCACAAACTGCTAGCACCAGATGGACTCGTCTACCTCGCCACCAAATCCCACTACTTTGGTGTAGGTGGCGGACTCCACCTGTTTGAGACATTTGTGGAGCAGAGGGGGACTTTCTCTGTGGATCACCTGTGGGATGGGGAGGAAGGACTTCAGAGACACGTAGTAGTCCTGCgttttaaaaaaccaaaagatACTTGA
- the zdhhc16a gene encoding palmitoyltransferase ZDHHC16A isoform X6, whose translation MVRVCYRCSMRWCPISVLHLLRFVRSHSCTRRGKNRLPPWIRETWAYLRLLVQSLCFNSLTDSDVVFDSVFEPVFWTVDYVTRWFGTVFVCLVVILTSSILVIAYMVLLPLVLNTYSPPWIAWHICYGHWNLVMIAFHYYKSAKTSPGFLPTEKNDSPFVAVCKKCIMPKPARTHHCGICNRCILKMDHHCPWLNNCVGHFNHRYFFSFCLFMTLGCVYCSVSGRNLFLDAYNAIETNYQTPAPQYTFKEKMINKSIIYMWVLTSGSGPRSSDILACSSHIQRRDQHRKTHQQQRNKANDKTGKGIQKPFQLRQAE comes from the exons ATG GTGCGTGTTTGTTACAGATGCAGTATGCGGTGGTGTCCCATCTCTGTGCTGCACCTGCTGCGCTTTGTACGGTCACACTCCTGCACCAGGAGAGGAAAGAACAGGCTGCCCCCATGGATCAGGGAAACATGGGCCTACCTACGACTGCTGGTGCAGTCACTTTGCTTTAACTCTCTCACTGACTCAGATGTGGTGTTCGACTCAGTCTTTGAGCCAGTGTTTTGGACTGTGGATTATGTCACCCGCTGGTTTGGCACA gtgtttgtttgtctggtgGTGATACTGACCAGCTCCATCCTGGTGATAGCCTATATGGTTCTACTGCCTCTGGTCCTCAACACGTACTCCCCTCCATGGATCGCTTGGCACATTTGTTATGGACATTGGAATCTCGTCATGATTGCTTTCCACTACTACAAATCTGCCAAGACCTCACCCGGGTTCCTCCCCACT gaaaaaaatgacagtCCATTTGTGGCAGTCTGCAAAAAGTGCATCATGCCCAAACCAGCAAGAACCCACCACTGTGGTATCTGTAACAG GTGCATTCTGAAAATGGACCATCATTGTC CGTGGTTAAATAACTGCGTGGGTCATTTTAATCACCGTtacttcttctccttctgtctcttcatgaCACTTGGCTGTGTTTACTGTAGCGTCAGTGGCAGGAACCTGTTCCTGGATGCGTACAATGCCATTGAG aCCAACTATCAGACACCTGCACCACAGTACACTTTTAAGGAAAAGATGATTAATAAGAGCATCATCTACATGTGGGTTCTTACCAG TGGGAGTGGCCCTaggagctctgacattttggcATGCAGTTCTCATATCCAGAGGAGAGACCAGCATCGAAAGACACATCAACAGCAAAGAAACAAAGCGAATGACAAAACGGGGAAGG GTATACAAAAACCCTTTCAACTACGGCAGGCTGAATAA
- the zdhhc16a gene encoding palmitoyltransferase ZDHHC16A isoform X3, with product MVRVCYRCSMRWCPISVLHLLRFVRSHSCTRRGKNRLPPWIRETWAYLRLLVQSLCFNSLTDSDVVFDSVFEPVFWTVDYVTRWFGTVFVCLVVILTSSILVIAYMVLLPLVLNTYSPPWIAWHICYGHWNLVMIAFHYYKSAKTSPGFLPTEKNDSPFVAVCKKCIMPKPARTHHCGICNRCILKMDHHCPWLNNCVGHFNHRYFFSFCLFMTLGCVYCSVSGRNLFLDAYNAIETNYQTPAPQYTFKEKMINKSIIYMWVLTSTVGVALGALTFWHAVLISRGETSIERHINSKETKRMTKRGRVYKNPFNYGRLNNWKIFLGVEKTSHWVTRVLLPSGHAPHGDGLTWDILPIKKDLMPV from the exons ATG GTGCGTGTTTGTTACAGATGCAGTATGCGGTGGTGTCCCATCTCTGTGCTGCACCTGCTGCGCTTTGTACGGTCACACTCCTGCACCAGGAGAGGAAAGAACAGGCTGCCCCCATGGATCAGGGAAACATGGGCCTACCTACGACTGCTGGTGCAGTCACTTTGCTTTAACTCTCTCACTGACTCAGATGTGGTGTTCGACTCAGTCTTTGAGCCAGTGTTTTGGACTGTGGATTATGTCACCCGCTGGTTTGGCACA gtgtttgtttgtctggtgGTGATACTGACCAGCTCCATCCTGGTGATAGCCTATATGGTTCTACTGCCTCTGGTCCTCAACACGTACTCCCCTCCATGGATCGCTTGGCACATTTGTTATGGACATTGGAATCTCGTCATGATTGCTTTCCACTACTACAAATCTGCCAAGACCTCACCCGGGTTCCTCCCCACT gaaaaaaatgacagtCCATTTGTGGCAGTCTGCAAAAAGTGCATCATGCCCAAACCAGCAAGAACCCACCACTGTGGTATCTGTAACAG GTGCATTCTGAAAATGGACCATCATTGTC CGTGGTTAAATAACTGCGTGGGTCATTTTAATCACCGTtacttcttctccttctgtctcttcatgaCACTTGGCTGTGTTTACTGTAGCGTCAGTGGCAGGAACCTGTTCCTGGATGCGTACAATGCCATTGAG aCCAACTATCAGACACCTGCACCACAGTACACTTTTAAGGAAAAGATGATTAATAAGAGCATCATCTACATGTGGGTTCTTACCAG CACAGTGGGAGTGGCCCTaggagctctgacattttggcATGCAGTTCTCATATCCAGAGGAGAGACCAGCATCGAAAGACACATCAACAGCAAAGAAACAAAGCGAATGACAAAACGGGGAAGG GTATACAAAAACCCTTTCAACTACGGCAGGCTGAATAACTGGAAAATCTTCCTCGGCGTGGAGAAGACAAG TCACTGGGTTACTCGTGTTCTCCTTCCATCTGGACATGCTCCACATGGTGATGGGTTGACGTGGGACATCTTACCAATTAAAAAGGACCTGATGCCTGTATGA
- the zdhhc16a gene encoding palmitoyltransferase ZDHHC16A isoform X2 — MRWCPISVLHLLRFVRSHSCTRRGKNRLPPWIRETWAYLRLLVQSLCFNSLTDSDVVFDSVFEPVFWTVDYVTRWFGTVFVCLVVILTSSILVIAYMVLLPLVLNTYSPPWIAWHICYGHWNLVMIAFHYYKSAKTSPGFLPTEKNDSPFVAVCKKCIMPKPARTHHCGICNRCILKMDHHCPWLNNCVGHFNHRYFFSFCLFMTLGCVYCSVSGRNLFLDAYNAIERFKHLDMEKPGVPVTGMGPLIGLLPPGQTNYQTPAPQYTFKEKMINKSIIYMWVLTSTVGVALGALTFWHAVLISRGETSIERHINSKETKRMTKRGRVYKNPFNYGRLNNWKIFLGVEKTSHWVTRVLLPSGHAPHGDGLTWDILPIKKDLMPV; from the exons ATGCGGTGGTGTCCCATCTCTGTGCTGCACCTGCTGCGCTTTGTACGGTCACACTCCTGCACCAGGAGAGGAAAGAACAGGCTGCCCCCATGGATCAGGGAAACATGGGCCTACCTACGACTGCTGGTGCAGTCACTTTGCTTTAACTCTCTCACTGACTCAGATGTGGTGTTCGACTCAGTCTTTGAGCCAGTGTTTTGGACTGTGGATTATGTCACCCGCTGGTTTGGCACA gtgtttgtttgtctggtgGTGATACTGACCAGCTCCATCCTGGTGATAGCCTATATGGTTCTACTGCCTCTGGTCCTCAACACGTACTCCCCTCCATGGATCGCTTGGCACATTTGTTATGGACATTGGAATCTCGTCATGATTGCTTTCCACTACTACAAATCTGCCAAGACCTCACCCGGGTTCCTCCCCACT gaaaaaaatgacagtCCATTTGTGGCAGTCTGCAAAAAGTGCATCATGCCCAAACCAGCAAGAACCCACCACTGTGGTATCTGTAACAG GTGCATTCTGAAAATGGACCATCATTGTC CGTGGTTAAATAACTGCGTGGGTCATTTTAATCACCGTtacttcttctccttctgtctcttcatgaCACTTGGCTGTGTTTACTGTAGCGTCAGTGGCAGGAACCTGTTCCTGGATGCGTACAATGCCATTGAG CGCTTTAAGCATTTGGATATGGAAAAGCCAGGGGTACCAGTAACAGGGATGGGACCTCTTATAGGGCTGCTCCCCCCTGGCCAG aCCAACTATCAGACACCTGCACCACAGTACACTTTTAAGGAAAAGATGATTAATAAGAGCATCATCTACATGTGGGTTCTTACCAG CACAGTGGGAGTGGCCCTaggagctctgacattttggcATGCAGTTCTCATATCCAGAGGAGAGACCAGCATCGAAAGACACATCAACAGCAAAGAAACAAAGCGAATGACAAAACGGGGAAGG GTATACAAAAACCCTTTCAACTACGGCAGGCTGAATAACTGGAAAATCTTCCTCGGCGTGGAGAAGACAAG TCACTGGGTTACTCGTGTTCTCCTTCCATCTGGACATGCTCCACATGGTGATGGGTTGACGTGGGACATCTTACCAATTAAAAAGGACCTGATGCCTGTATGA
- the zdhhc16a gene encoding palmitoyltransferase ZDHHC16A isoform X5 has translation MRWCPISVLHLLRFVRSHSCTRRGKNRLPPWIRETWAYLRLLVQSLCFNSLTDSDVVFDSVFEPVFWTVDYVTRWFGTVFVCLVVILTSSILVIAYMVLLPLVLNTYSPPWIAWHICYGHWNLVMIAFHYYKSAKTSPGFLPTEKNDSPFVAVCKKCIMPKPARTHHCGICNRCILKMDHHCPWLNNCVGHFNHRYFFSFCLFMTLGCVYCSVSGRNLFLDAYNAIERFKHLDMEKPGVPVTGMGPLIGLLPPGQTNYQTPAPQYTFKEKMINKSIIYMWVLTSGSGPRSSDILACSSHIQRRDQHRKTHQQQRNKANDKTGKGIQKPFQLRQAE, from the exons ATGCGGTGGTGTCCCATCTCTGTGCTGCACCTGCTGCGCTTTGTACGGTCACACTCCTGCACCAGGAGAGGAAAGAACAGGCTGCCCCCATGGATCAGGGAAACATGGGCCTACCTACGACTGCTGGTGCAGTCACTTTGCTTTAACTCTCTCACTGACTCAGATGTGGTGTTCGACTCAGTCTTTGAGCCAGTGTTTTGGACTGTGGATTATGTCACCCGCTGGTTTGGCACA gtgtttgtttgtctggtgGTGATACTGACCAGCTCCATCCTGGTGATAGCCTATATGGTTCTACTGCCTCTGGTCCTCAACACGTACTCCCCTCCATGGATCGCTTGGCACATTTGTTATGGACATTGGAATCTCGTCATGATTGCTTTCCACTACTACAAATCTGCCAAGACCTCACCCGGGTTCCTCCCCACT gaaaaaaatgacagtCCATTTGTGGCAGTCTGCAAAAAGTGCATCATGCCCAAACCAGCAAGAACCCACCACTGTGGTATCTGTAACAG GTGCATTCTGAAAATGGACCATCATTGTC CGTGGTTAAATAACTGCGTGGGTCATTTTAATCACCGTtacttcttctccttctgtctcttcatgaCACTTGGCTGTGTTTACTGTAGCGTCAGTGGCAGGAACCTGTTCCTGGATGCGTACAATGCCATTGAG CGCTTTAAGCATTTGGATATGGAAAAGCCAGGGGTACCAGTAACAGGGATGGGACCTCTTATAGGGCTGCTCCCCCCTGGCCAG aCCAACTATCAGACACCTGCACCACAGTACACTTTTAAGGAAAAGATGATTAATAAGAGCATCATCTACATGTGGGTTCTTACCAG TGGGAGTGGCCCTaggagctctgacattttggcATGCAGTTCTCATATCCAGAGGAGAGACCAGCATCGAAAGACACATCAACAGCAAAGAAACAAAGCGAATGACAAAACGGGGAAGG GTATACAAAAACCCTTTCAACTACGGCAGGCTGAATAA